The following nucleotide sequence is from Zea mays cultivar B73 chromosome 1, Zm-B73-REFERENCE-NAM-5.0, whole genome shotgun sequence.
AGTGATCTGATTCATTGCCTTCACTTGAGGGATAATTGCCACTAGGAAACTTGTTCTTGATCATATACCGCAGGGTGTTCTTTACATCATCCTGCTCATCTGGTTTCAGTTCGGTGTGCATTAGCACGTGCATGATTCCAGCAAGACCATGCGCAGCCCCCCAGTATTTCTTCCCATGCCATTCGTACATCAGAGGGCTACTCCCCTTGCTTGCAAAACCTCTTCCCTCATTAATAATGTCCTTCGCCACAGAATTCTACAGTTGAAGGGGTTTGATACAATAAGATTTCCAGTGTGCAAGACCTCTTCACATGAGTATAATTAAAAACGAAATGTGTGCAAGAATTTTCATAACAGAACTACAGCATTAACATACAATGTGATCGAGAGGGATCGTCTTCTCGCTGAGATGCTTATTCAAGAACAAACAAGCCCACAGATAGCCTGCCCTTCCATACAGCAACTCATTTGGAACTTTCTCGGTGATTGTTATCTACAACGTCACAAAGGACAGCTGAGTATACAACATTAGGATGTACATCTGTTGTTCTACAGTCACGTGGCAACAGTGGATTCCACAAACAAAGTTAACAAATTGAATCCTAAACCCAGGAACTATCCTTGTCAGAAGCCTCACCTCATCAAAGGAGCTCAGATACTGAGTGACCCTCAGCTGATCATCGCAATGCTTGGCAATCACCGCCCCAAGAGCGCAGACACCCGCCCTCCCGCATATGAATGTCAAGAACCTGCGCCTTACACAACCAGGCCACACACCTCCATATAATTATGAACTAAGTAACAGGAAGATCCAACCAAAGCAACCAGCACCAAGCTTGAACAAGAAAGAGGGGCTTGCTCGGTAATCTTACGGCAGGCCCCGCGATGCATCATCGCACGCGCGGACGATATCAGCGGCGAGGGCGAGGTCCCCGCGGTCTCCAGTGACCTGGAAGGACTtgaacagcagcagcgctgtcccGAGAGAGCCCGTGTAGAGCGTGTAGTCCGTCACCTTCCGTCCGGCTTTCACCCACGTCTCCTCAACCACCTGCAGGAGGGTAGCTCGTAGCCGAGAGCAATCAGTCGAGCACCTGGCAGGTGGGCGGGCGACAGGGGAAACGAGGGGGCGGGTGGCGCcgtggcgaggcgcaccttgtccTTGAGGCGGCGCGCGGCGCGGACGAAGTGGTCGGAGAGCCTGGTGTACGGAAGCGAGAGCAGGCCCCGATGCCCTGCGGGGCGGTGCCCCTCGCCGTcggaggcctcagcctcggcGACGAAGTCAGGAAAGTCATTGGGAATGAAGCGATCAGCCATGGACTCGCCGCGCAGGCCCCGACGCCGTTTCGAGGCGTGGCTGGAGGAGGAGGATTCGCGACCGGTGAGCCCTCCTGTCGCCTTCGTCTTCGTCTTATCGCCAGTCCCACCGCCGTTTCCCATGTCTGACGCGTGCTCGGGTTATAAAAATGTTTGCGAGTTAGCTGGACGCCCCGGCGCTGGCTGCACGTCTGTCGCGCGCTCCGAGCAATGCGTGGAACACGCCGCTGATTCCCTGTTCGGCTGTTCCTAACGAACGGCCGCTACCATCCTGCTACGCCACTCAGTGTCCAAACTTAACAATAACAAATGTTTCGAGATGATCATGTTTTCGTTTAGGCTAAAAAACTCTGAAGACATTGTGTAAATGTTCTTCAGTTTTGCCGCGTATTGGGTACTACAACAAAGTAAACCCTAGCATAGCCACACACACACAAAGAACGGATCTTTTCAACATCAATAAGACATCCTatctgttgacacctttttcgggtgccaaacactcaacaagaaccggcggcggtgctctctgcacaggcgcggacggtccgcgaccagggaccggacggtccgcgacctggagcaggggcaaaggttccctgcctgacggccggacggtccgcgcctacaggccggacggtccgcgcgtgcgcagggggtggcgaaggtcgccggcggcgcctggat
It contains:
- the LOC100282928 gene encoding lanC-like protein GCL2 isoform X1; protein product: MGNGGGTGDKTKTKATGGLTGRESSSSSHASKRRRGLRGESMADRFIPNDFPDFVAEAEASDGEGHRPAGHRGLLSLPYTRLSDHFVRAARRLKDKVVEETWVKAGRKVTDYTLYTGSLGTALLLFKSFQVTGDRGDLALAADIVRACDDASRGLPRRFLTFICGRAGVCALGAVIAKHCDDQLRVTQYLSSFDEITITEKVPNELLYGRAGYLWACLFLNKHLSEKTIPLDHINSVAKDIINEGRGFASKGSSPLMYEWHGKKYWGAAHGLAGIMHVLMHTELKPDEQDDVKNTLRYMIKNKFPSGNYPSSEGNESDHLVHWCHGAPGVALTLAKAYEVFHDDYFEQSAAEAAEVVWNRGLLKRVGICHGVSGNAYAFLSLYRLTGNVEYLYRAKAFACFLLEKADQLIAEGAMHGGDRPFSLFEGKAGMSYLLLDMVDPSESRFPAYEL
- the LOC100282928 gene encoding LanC-like protein GCL2, with the translated sequence MGNGGGTGDKTKTKATGGLTGRESSSSSHASKRRRGLRGESMADRFIPNDFPDFVAEAEASDGEGHRPAGHRGLLSLPYTRLSDHFVRAARRLKDKVVEETWVKAGRKVTDYTLYTGSLGTALLLFKSFQVTGDRGDLALAADIVRACDDASRGLPFLTFICGRAGVCALGAVIAKHCDDQLRVTQYLSSFDEITITEKVPNELLYGRAGYLWACLFLNKHLSEKTIPLDHINSVAKDIINEGRGFASKGSSPLMYEWHGKKYWGAAHGLAGIMHVLMHTELKPDEQDDVKNTLRYMIKNKFPSGNYPSSEGNESDHLVHWCHGAPGVALTLAKAYEVFHDDYFEQSAAEAAEVVWNRGLLKRVGICHGVSGNAYAFLSLYRLTGNVEYLYRAKAFACFLLEKADQLIAEGAMHGGDRPFSLFEGKAGMSYLLLDMVDPSESRFPAYEL